Proteins co-encoded in one Arthrobacter sp. ERGS1:01 genomic window:
- a CDS encoding LexA family protein, with protein sequence MVFGMDLAAPVAPNTDPRGFPSPARDYFHGGIDLNRHLIRDRTSTFVMRVAGDSMAAAGIADGDEIIVDRSLTPKDGSVVVAVVEGELLIRRLVMNDGVAALVTDRTDASSPAPSAGILSAEMTVWGVVTRCLHHV encoded by the coding sequence ATGGTGTTTGGCATGGATTTGGCGGCGCCCGTTGCCCCGAATACCGATCCGCGCGGGTTTCCGTCGCCGGCTCGTGACTACTTCCACGGCGGTATCGATCTCAACAGGCACCTGATTCGCGATCGCACCAGCACCTTTGTCATGCGGGTCGCTGGGGATTCCATGGCGGCGGCGGGGATTGCCGACGGTGACGAGATCATCGTGGACAGGTCGCTGACGCCCAAGGACGGTTCCGTGGTGGTGGCCGTGGTGGAGGGCGAGCTGTTGATCCGCCGCCTGGTGATGAACGACGGCGTTGCCGCCCTGGTCACGGACCGCACCGACGCGTCGTCCCCGGCTCCTTCGGCGGGAATCCTGTCCGCGGAGATGACCGTCTGGGGAGTTGTCACCCGGTGCCTGCACCACGTCTAA
- a CDS encoding putative quinol monooxygenase, translating to MTFANAGTLGAVAGRRDELVAHLTARSEKLRQLGCLAYEVGVNDQQPDTVFVIELWESAEAHQSSLAAPEVQAAIAAARPLLSGEFGGFRFEVVGSPLRD from the coding sequence ATGACTTTCGCGAATGCCGGGACACTCGGCGCCGTTGCAGGCAGGCGCGACGAGCTGGTTGCACACCTGACCGCCCGGAGTGAGAAGCTGCGGCAGCTTGGCTGCCTTGCATACGAGGTGGGGGTGAACGATCAGCAACCCGACACCGTGTTCGTCATCGAGCTGTGGGAAAGCGCCGAAGCCCACCAATCCTCACTAGCAGCACCGGAGGTCCAGGCCGCCATAGCGGCGGCACGGCCGCTTCTCTCCGGTGAATTCGGCGGCTTCCGCTTCGAGGTGGTCGGTTCCCCGCTCCGGGATTGA
- a CDS encoding ferritin-like fold-containing protein, with protein sequence MSIPPSDAFDSITAGELSARYDKFVTDLLGGIAYGELSAFERLSSDARYSPTLNDRAVLGRMAVTEFGHFEAVCARLLEMGMDPELAMLPFQRMVDAFHERTRPADWHESLMKAYVVDAITEDFYAAIAEHLDADTRGVIAAVRTSEEQTALLADRLKTMLAEDPRLSSRLALWGRRLVGEALTQAQRIGAKHSFLVGLTPDGTQKDAETEVAAILTSLTRGHSRRMSKLGLTA encoded by the coding sequence ATGAGTATTCCGCCGTCCGACGCGTTTGATTCCATAACCGCAGGGGAACTAAGCGCCCGCTATGACAAGTTCGTCACTGATTTGCTCGGCGGCATCGCCTATGGGGAACTGTCCGCCTTTGAACGGCTCTCCTCCGATGCCCGGTACTCGCCAACCCTCAACGACAGGGCCGTGCTGGGCAGGATGGCCGTGACGGAGTTTGGCCACTTCGAGGCGGTGTGTGCCCGGTTGCTGGAGATGGGCATGGACCCGGAACTGGCCATGCTGCCGTTCCAGCGCATGGTGGACGCCTTCCACGAGCGCACCCGGCCCGCCGATTGGCATGAGTCCCTCATGAAGGCCTATGTGGTCGATGCCATCACCGAGGACTTTTACGCGGCCATTGCCGAACACCTGGATGCCGACACCCGTGGCGTCATTGCCGCCGTGCGCACCAGCGAGGAGCAGACGGCCCTGCTTGCGGATCGGTTGAAGACGATGCTGGCCGAGGATCCGCGGCTCTCGTCCAGGCTGGCATTGTGGGGGCGGCGGCTGGTGGGCGAGGCCCTGACCCAGGCCCAGCGCATCGGCGCCAAGCACAGCTTCCTGGTGGGCCTGACCCCCGACGGCACCCAGAAGGACGCCGAGACCGAGGTGGCCGCGATCCTGACCTCCCTCACCCGCGGCCATTCGCGGCGGATGAGCAAGCTGGGGCTGACCGCCTAG
- a CDS encoding RNB domain-containing ribonuclease — MPYSHIGVRSSAAQQKLAQALAALSHEFKLPGEFDPLVLAEVDHVIAGHQLPAPDLTALPFITIDPPTSQDLDQAMFLEREGDGYVVHYAIADVPSFVPAGGPLDGETRRRGQTIYTPGNRIPLHPTPLSEGAASLFANDPRSAFVWEIHLAQDGTQTSARVRRATVQSVAKLGYEQAQKMLDAGTAPPAYAGTLGLLAEIGGKRIELERSRGGASLNVPQQEVEFVNGHYVLEFRPGLPIEDWNAQISLLTGMAAAQVMIEGKVGILRTMPAPDDGAIAAYRLQTVALGKPWDADVAYGAYLRTLDTTDPKQLALMHAATTLFRGAGYTPFNGTVPDDVLQAAVAAPYAHATAPLRRLVDRFVLAICAALCAGDDVPGWAVDALTELPEIMNASNQLASRVDRAAIDTVEAALLSHRVGTEFDAVVLAGPKKNGHTTKVGAARSSIQITEPAVTAYCEGDLEPGTVVRVKLVAADIGTRTIAFAPAQ, encoded by the coding sequence GTGCCGTACTCCCACATTGGCGTTCGAAGCAGCGCCGCGCAGCAGAAACTGGCCCAGGCCCTCGCCGCACTAAGCCATGAGTTCAAGCTTCCGGGCGAGTTCGATCCGCTGGTGCTGGCCGAGGTGGACCACGTCATTGCCGGCCACCAGCTCCCCGCACCGGACCTGACGGCGCTGCCGTTCATCACGATCGACCCGCCCACCTCGCAGGACCTGGACCAGGCCATGTTCCTGGAACGCGAGGGCGACGGCTACGTGGTGCACTACGCCATCGCCGACGTCCCCTCCTTTGTCCCCGCCGGCGGGCCCCTGGACGGCGAGACACGGCGCCGCGGCCAGACCATCTACACGCCGGGCAACCGGATTCCGTTGCACCCGACGCCGCTGAGCGAGGGTGCGGCCAGCCTGTTCGCCAACGATCCCCGCTCCGCCTTTGTCTGGGAAATCCATTTGGCACAGGACGGCACCCAAACCTCGGCAAGGGTCCGCCGGGCCACGGTGCAAAGCGTCGCCAAGCTTGGTTACGAGCAAGCCCAGAAGATGCTCGACGCCGGCACCGCCCCGCCCGCTTATGCCGGCACGTTGGGGCTGTTGGCTGAGATCGGGGGCAAGCGCATCGAGCTTGAACGCTCCCGCGGCGGCGCCAGCCTCAACGTGCCCCAGCAGGAAGTGGAATTCGTCAACGGCCATTACGTCCTCGAGTTCCGGCCGGGCCTGCCCATCGAGGACTGGAACGCGCAGATTTCGCTGCTCACGGGCATGGCCGCCGCCCAGGTCATGATTGAGGGCAAGGTGGGGATCCTGCGCACCATGCCGGCCCCGGACGACGGTGCGATCGCCGCGTACCGGCTCCAAACCGTGGCATTGGGCAAACCGTGGGACGCCGACGTCGCCTACGGCGCCTACCTGCGCACCCTGGACACCACCGATCCCAAGCAGCTGGCCCTCATGCACGCGGCCACCACGCTGTTCCGCGGCGCCGGGTACACCCCCTTTAACGGCACAGTGCCGGACGACGTGCTCCAGGCAGCCGTCGCCGCCCCGTATGCGCACGCCACGGCGCCGCTGCGCCGGCTCGTGGACAGGTTCGTGCTGGCCATCTGTGCGGCGCTCTGCGCCGGCGACGACGTACCAGGCTGGGCGGTCGACGCCCTGACCGAACTGCCCGAGATCATGAACGCCTCCAACCAGCTCGCCAGCCGGGTGGACAGGGCCGCCATTGACACGGTGGAAGCGGCGCTGCTGAGCCACAGGGTCGGCACGGAATTCGACGCCGTCGTCCTGGCCGGGCCCAAAAAGAACGGGCACACCACCAAGGTCGGCGCCGCCCGCAGCTCCATCCAAATCACCGAACCGGCCGTGACCGCCTATTGCGAGGGTGACCTGGAACCGGGCACGGTGGTGCGGGTGAAGCTGGTCGCCGCCGACATCGGCACCCGGACCATCGCATTCGCCCCGGCACAATAG
- a CDS encoding amino acid ABC transporter ATP-binding protein: MSTVMVEAQGVRKNYGAIEILKGIDMKIEQGTVTCLIGPSGSGKTTFLRCINHLEKINSGRLYVDEQLVGYTERNGKLYEKKESQTAKSRLTAGMVFQRFNLFPHMTVMENVIEAPVHVLGRPKKEVIAEAQVLLDRVGLGDRGHSYPQDLSGGQQQRIAIARALAMKPKLMLFDEPTSALDPENVGEVLEVMKDLAADGMTMVVVTHELAFAKQVADQVVFMDLGVVVETGPPSEVLDAPQHERTKAFLSKVL, encoded by the coding sequence ATGTCTACGGTGATGGTGGAAGCCCAAGGGGTCCGCAAAAACTACGGTGCCATTGAAATCCTCAAGGGCATCGACATGAAGATTGAACAAGGCACGGTGACCTGCCTGATCGGCCCGTCCGGCTCCGGCAAGACCACGTTCCTGCGCTGCATCAACCACCTGGAAAAGATCAACTCCGGCCGGCTGTATGTGGACGAGCAGCTGGTGGGCTACACCGAACGCAACGGCAAGCTGTACGAGAAGAAGGAAAGCCAGACCGCCAAGTCCCGCCTGACGGCCGGCATGGTGTTCCAGCGTTTCAACCTCTTCCCGCACATGACCGTCATGGAAAACGTCATCGAGGCGCCCGTCCACGTGTTGGGCAGGCCCAAGAAGGAAGTCATCGCCGAAGCCCAGGTCCTGTTGGACCGGGTGGGCCTGGGCGATCGCGGCCACTCCTACCCCCAGGACCTCTCCGGCGGCCAGCAGCAGCGCATCGCCATTGCCCGGGCCCTGGCCATGAAGCCCAAGCTCATGCTCTTCGATGAGCCCACGTCCGCGCTTGACCCGGAGAACGTTGGCGAAGTGCTCGAGGTCATGAAGGACCTGGCCGCCGACGGCATGACCATGGTGGTCGTCACCCACGAGCTGGCCTTCGCCAAGCAGGTCGCCGACCAGGTGGTCTTCATGGACCTGGGCGTCGTGGTCGAAACCGGCCCGCCCTCCGAGGTCCTGGACGCCCCCCAGCACGAGCGCACCAAGGCGTTCCTGTCCAAGGTCCTCTAA
- a CDS encoding iron chaperone, protein MPTTNASSESTGFSPAEHAAIKQRAAELRAEGKQGAKNADGLQAVLDSIGKMTPEDRLIAERVHVVATANAPELLPKTWYGMPAYATADGKVVFCFKNAGKFNTRYSTLEFQEAARLDDGEIWPVSYALQTWSPAVEAKIAELVKASVS, encoded by the coding sequence ATGCCAACCACGAACGCAAGCTCCGAATCCACCGGCTTCTCCCCGGCGGAGCACGCCGCAATAAAACAGCGCGCCGCCGAATTGCGCGCCGAAGGGAAACAGGGAGCCAAGAATGCCGACGGCCTGCAGGCAGTCCTCGACAGCATCGGAAAAATGACACCGGAAGATCGCCTGATCGCGGAGCGGGTGCACGTCGTAGCCACGGCGAATGCCCCGGAGCTCCTGCCGAAGACCTGGTACGGGATGCCGGCCTACGCGACCGCGGACGGCAAGGTCGTTTTCTGTTTCAAGAACGCGGGCAAATTCAACACCCGCTACTCAACCCTGGAATTCCAGGAAGCCGCACGCCTCGACGACGGCGAGATCTGGCCGGTGTCGTATGCGCTTCAAACGTGGAGCCCGGCAGTGGAGGCGAAGATTGCCGAACTCGTGAAGGCCTCGGTCTCCTAG
- a CDS encoding RidA family protein produces MLRTQITTDKAPVPAGPYSQAIAANGFLYTAGQTPHHPVTDETVGTTIGEQTVQAMTNLGEVLAAHGLDFSHVVKATVHLHHPGRDFDGFNAVYEEFVQAPFPARTTVGSFLGDFLVEIDVVAAIPQA; encoded by the coding sequence ATGCTGCGCACGCAAATCACCACCGACAAGGCACCCGTCCCGGCCGGCCCCTATTCCCAGGCAATCGCCGCCAACGGCTTCCTCTACACGGCAGGGCAAACCCCGCACCACCCCGTCACGGACGAGACCGTCGGCACCACGATCGGCGAGCAAACCGTCCAGGCCATGACGAACCTCGGTGAGGTCCTGGCGGCCCACGGGCTGGACTTCTCCCACGTGGTCAAGGCCACCGTGCACCTGCACCACCCCGGCCGCGACTTCGACGGCTTCAACGCCGTCTATGAGGAATTTGTCCAGGCTCCGTTCCCCGCCCGCACCACCGTGGGCTCGTTCCTCGGCGACTTCCTGGTGGAAATCGACGTGGTTGCGGCCATCCCGCAGGCGTAG
- a CDS encoding tetratricopeptide repeat protein, with translation MKSLKNGWLQTVDLRSSIDLILADDPDGLFNTANDLQLVSKNELVETLYLMAIDRGVVEASLNLGLFLRGLNRDADAIPHFHKAHELGDRNGAVALGQSLFETGSYADAVRWLKTAGDSPHAPLWLARAYRALGDPVSATRALRDGCAYSPEAAVELAMTTSELSTAAAIELLERHLAEGEVAVLIPLANLYSLQGDSAKEIELLRRSVAAGELFAMHNLGVALTEIGESKEGFELLRKAAAAGDKMSPGTLRRLRRKRRRLDPQRRRRH, from the coding sequence ATGAAGTCACTCAAAAATGGATGGCTGCAGACCGTGGATCTTCGGTCTTCGATCGATTTGATTCTTGCGGACGATCCTGACGGACTGTTCAATACGGCCAATGATCTTCAATTGGTGAGCAAGAATGAGCTCGTCGAAACCTTGTACTTGATGGCGATCGACCGCGGCGTCGTTGAGGCATCACTGAATCTTGGACTCTTTCTCAGGGGCCTCAACCGGGACGCCGACGCGATCCCGCATTTTCACAAGGCCCACGAACTCGGTGACCGGAATGGTGCCGTCGCGCTGGGGCAGTCGCTCTTCGAGACTGGCAGCTATGCCGACGCCGTACGCTGGCTCAAGACTGCCGGCGATAGCCCGCATGCACCCCTTTGGCTGGCGCGGGCCTACCGGGCCCTCGGGGATCCCGTATCCGCAACGCGGGCGCTACGGGACGGTTGCGCCTACAGCCCCGAAGCAGCGGTGGAACTTGCGATGACGACAAGCGAGCTTTCCACTGCCGCCGCCATCGAGTTGCTGGAACGCCACCTCGCCGAAGGCGAGGTGGCTGTGCTGATTCCGCTCGCAAACTTGTACTCCTTACAGGGAGACAGTGCCAAGGAGATCGAGCTGTTGCGGCGCAGCGTTGCCGCGGGCGAACTGTTCGCAATGCACAACCTGGGGGTGGCGCTTACGGAGATTGGGGAGTCCAAGGAAGGGTTCGAACTTCTTCGGAAAGCGGCGGCCGCAGGGGACAAGATGTCGCCCGGAACCCTTCGGCGGCTTCGCCGAAAGCGCCGTCGCCTGGATCCCCAGCGACGCCGTCGTCATTGA
- a CDS encoding amino acid ABC transporter permease: MQQQPTAVSTRQAPETASGDSVQVVPLRHPVRNAIAVVIVILAASAALNVATNQRYHWDVVVSFLFSPQILTGAALTLMLTVVSMTVGISLGTVLAIMRLSTNPILHTLSRAYIWFFRGTPLLVQLIFWYNIAALYPVIALGLPFGGPSLVIGSANVLISPLGAALLGLALNEAAYMAEIIRSGINSVDKGQYDAARALGMNRAKLMTRVVLPQAMRVVLPPTGNQVISMLKGTSLVSVLAISDLLYSAQIIYSNNYQTIPLLIVASLWYLLMTTVLSFFQTKLERRYGRGFDTATRRVLRPKRRKA, translated from the coding sequence ATGCAGCAACAACCCACAGCCGTCTCCACCAGGCAGGCTCCCGAGACCGCATCCGGTGATTCTGTCCAGGTCGTGCCGCTTCGGCACCCGGTCCGGAACGCCATCGCCGTCGTCATCGTCATCCTGGCGGCCAGCGCCGCCCTGAACGTGGCAACCAACCAGCGTTACCACTGGGACGTCGTCGTCTCCTTCCTGTTCTCCCCGCAGATCCTCACCGGTGCGGCGCTGACGCTGATGCTCACGGTGGTCTCCATGACCGTCGGCATCTCCCTGGGCACGGTCCTGGCCATCATGCGCCTCTCGACCAACCCGATCCTGCACACCCTCAGCCGGGCCTACATTTGGTTCTTCCGCGGCACCCCGCTGCTGGTCCAGCTGATCTTTTGGTACAACATCGCGGCCCTCTACCCGGTGATCGCGCTGGGACTGCCGTTCGGCGGCCCGTCCCTGGTGATCGGTTCGGCCAACGTGCTGATCTCCCCGCTCGGGGCGGCACTGCTGGGCCTGGCCCTGAACGAGGCCGCATACATGGCCGAGATCATCCGCAGCGGCATCAACTCCGTCGACAAGGGCCAGTACGACGCCGCACGGGCCCTGGGCATGAACCGCGCCAAGCTGATGACCCGGGTCGTCCTGCCCCAAGCCATGCGCGTGGTGCTGCCGCCGACCGGCAACCAGGTCATCTCGATGCTCAAGGGCACGTCCCTGGTCAGCGTCCTGGCCATCTCCGATCTGCTGTACTCGGCCCAGATCATCTACTCCAACAACTACCAGACCATCCCGCTGCTCATCGTGGCCAGCCTCTGGTACCTGCTCATGACGACCGTCCTGAGCTTCTTCCAAACCAAATTGGAGCGACGCTACGGACGCGGTTTTGACACCGCAACCCGCCGAGTGCTCCGGCCCAAGAGAAGGAAAGCATAA
- a CDS encoding NUDIX domain-containing protein produces the protein METAERFTLTPVSYVIFRRGDAVLLQLRQGTGHMDGHWATAAAGHVEAHESVAEAARREAREEIGVVIAAKDLLAITTMHRPAEGRVDFFFSCESWSDEPRIMEPDKSAGLAWFDLDDLPGALVPHERYVLENLRAGLPPIVTFGVPSSP, from the coding sequence ATGGAGACGGCTGAACGATTTACCTTGACTCCCGTCAGCTATGTGATCTTCCGGCGTGGGGACGCAGTCCTGCTCCAACTGCGCCAGGGAACGGGGCACATGGACGGCCATTGGGCCACGGCCGCCGCCGGCCACGTTGAGGCCCATGAATCTGTTGCCGAGGCAGCCCGCCGCGAGGCTCGGGAGGAAATCGGCGTGGTCATTGCCGCCAAAGACCTGCTTGCGATCACCACGATGCATCGGCCCGCGGAGGGACGCGTCGATTTCTTCTTCAGCTGTGAGTCCTGGTCCGACGAGCCGAGGATCATGGAACCCGACAAATCGGCGGGCTTGGCGTGGTTTGACCTTGACGACCTTCCCGGGGCGCTTGTTCCGCACGAACGGTACGTCCTGGAAAATCTGCGAGCCGGTCTGCCGCCCATCGTCACCTTTGGGGTGCCAAGCTCCCCCTGA
- a CDS encoding ABC transporter substrate-binding protein: MHSTAKGMARFRIPAAAATAALLLSVTACGGTTASNGIAELGPTVPAMAVNKDAAANLPESIKASKILIVAIPTNEPPTQFYKPGTQEMTGANPDIARLVGQALGVKVEIKVSNFDSIIPGIAAGRYDMTVSSMTPTTQRMQVLDFVDYLQMGNSIAVPKGNPLGINNQDALCGKKVGLLTGSYQLTANVPQANADCTKEGKPKLATSEFQDTRQAISALTSGRLDAVLADSPIMDFAAKSNPTIVISSKYEFTPVGIGMPKDSGLIKSVSAAMVDIVKSDSYKAVLKKYGLESSAITDPRVNFAQ, translated from the coding sequence GTGCACTCAACTGCGAAGGGCATGGCCCGTTTCCGGATTCCCGCAGCCGCAGCGACGGCGGCGCTCCTGCTCTCCGTGACCGCCTGCGGGGGGACGACGGCGTCGAACGGCATCGCCGAGCTCGGCCCAACAGTCCCCGCGATGGCCGTCAACAAGGACGCCGCCGCGAACCTGCCGGAGTCCATCAAGGCCTCCAAGATCCTGATCGTGGCCATTCCCACGAATGAGCCGCCGACCCAGTTCTACAAGCCGGGGACGCAGGAAATGACCGGGGCCAACCCGGATATCGCCCGGCTCGTGGGTCAGGCGTTGGGCGTCAAGGTCGAAATCAAGGTCTCGAACTTCGACTCCATCATCCCCGGCATCGCGGCCGGCCGGTACGACATGACGGTGTCCTCCATGACGCCGACCACCCAGCGCATGCAGGTCCTGGACTTCGTGGACTACCTGCAGATGGGAAACTCCATCGCTGTTCCGAAGGGCAACCCGCTGGGCATCAACAACCAGGACGCCCTCTGCGGGAAGAAGGTGGGCCTGCTGACGGGCTCCTACCAGCTCACCGCGAACGTGCCGCAGGCCAACGCGGACTGCACGAAAGAGGGCAAGCCGAAGCTGGCAACCAGCGAGTTCCAGGACACGCGCCAGGCCATCTCCGCACTCACCAGCGGCCGGCTCGACGCCGTGCTGGCCGACTCCCCCATCATGGATTTCGCCGCCAAATCCAACCCGACCATCGTGATCTCCTCGAAGTATGAATTCACGCCCGTGGGGATCGGCATGCCGAAGGACTCGGGGCTCATCAAGTCCGTCTCCGCCGCAATGGTCGACATCGTCAAGAGCGACTCATACAAAGCAGTGCTGAAGAAATACGGCCTGGAAAGCAGCGCCATCACCGATCCCCGCGTCAACTTCGCCCAATAG
- a CDS encoding AAA family ATPase encodes MATLIVLRGNSGSGKSTVAQALQRDLGAAWIEQDYFRRRILGETGNYSALSVDLIETAAALILGRGRTVIMDGMFNASKYSRTLRALRDGHSGPSLFYAYDLTLEETLRRHATRPHKLADFGEKEMRGWYHGWDPLEGIAEQRITAGESAEATISRILAAAGAR; translated from the coding sequence ATGGCCACCTTGATTGTGCTGCGCGGCAATTCCGGCTCCGGCAAAAGCACCGTGGCCCAGGCCCTACAGCGCGACCTTGGCGCCGCCTGGATTGAACAGGATTATTTCCGCCGCCGCATTTTGGGCGAGACGGGTAACTACTCCGCACTCAGCGTGGACCTGATCGAAACGGCCGCCGCGCTGATCCTGGGCCGGGGACGCACCGTGATCATGGACGGCATGTTCAACGCCAGCAAATACAGCCGCACCCTGCGAGCGCTGCGCGACGGCCACAGCGGTCCGAGCCTGTTCTACGCCTACGACCTCACCCTGGAGGAGACGTTGCGCCGCCACGCCACCCGGCCGCACAAGCTCGCCGACTTTGGCGAAAAGGAGATGCGCGGCTGGTACCACGGCTGGGACCCGCTGGAGGGGATTGCCGAACAACGCATCACGGCCGGGGAATCCGCGGAGGCCACCATCAGCCGGATCCTGGCCGCCGCCGGAGCGCGGTAA
- a CDS encoding iron chaperone, whose protein sequence is MGTVGTYLGTVEGADRAALERIYAIAGEVVPEAEEGTSYAMAALLYRGKGLVAAVQARKFLSIYPYSGAVIAANSEVLAGFETTTGSIHFSAEHQLPDAALRRIVEARRAEIDAKSR, encoded by the coding sequence ATGGGTACCGTTGGCACATATCTGGGCACAGTCGAGGGCGCCGATCGCGCCGCACTTGAACGCATCTACGCGATCGCCGGCGAAGTCGTGCCCGAGGCCGAAGAGGGCACCAGCTACGCCATGGCTGCCCTGCTCTACCGTGGCAAGGGGCTCGTCGCCGCGGTCCAGGCAAGGAAGTTCCTGTCGATCTACCCCTATAGCGGCGCCGTCATTGCAGCGAATTCCGAGGTGCTGGCCGGCTTTGAAACGACCACCGGCAGCATCCACTTTTCCGCGGAACATCAACTGCCCGACGCCGCCCTGCGCCGCATCGTCGAGGCACGGCGCGCCGAGATTGATGCAAAGAGCCGCTAG